The Pirellulimonas nuda genome includes a region encoding these proteins:
- a CDS encoding DUF3754 domain-containing protein, producing MQPGEPPLTSDPTSTITWERPDDRFIPVRADDLARALVDQAAYFHAEPGPLSDALAAIGRVIDQETAGFQNDIDERYTDFNPDRDTRPVDNPCDVQTAENLAGLMRRLRHLLDKANYQQLSEVDIEAVVRQASRRKIRVRINPERVELIEIWIRGRHETLGCHRTWRHPIKGVEDRIPVFRRMAVVARLKEDPHVLVKLFKDIPQSEVEALLPHAEVTMTLLDRAKLVGGSAGALGAMGMKLAKLAVLAGALGQIFWVVLVGVITILLRTFFGYRNVRKDRDWRRTRTLYFQNLANNGAAVHAILATVKQEEFKEALLAYTFCLKHRPTPWTSQTLREAIEAFLAERFSVQVDFDINDAIETLNRLGLWAHRGELRTLLPEEAVRHADAHAENGLSVAYHSTLSEGLGASS from the coding sequence ATGCAGCCAGGCGAGCCCCCACTCACCAGCGACCCCACCTCCACGATCACGTGGGAGCGGCCCGACGACCGCTTCATCCCGGTGCGCGCGGACGACCTGGCGCGTGCCCTGGTAGACCAAGCCGCGTACTTCCACGCCGAGCCGGGGCCGCTGTCGGACGCGCTGGCCGCCATCGGCCGGGTGATCGACCAAGAGACCGCCGGCTTTCAGAACGACATCGACGAGCGCTACACCGACTTCAACCCCGACCGCGACACCCGCCCGGTCGACAACCCTTGCGACGTCCAGACCGCCGAGAACCTCGCCGGGCTGATGCGCCGGCTGCGGCACCTGCTAGACAAGGCGAACTACCAGCAGCTCTCAGAGGTCGACATCGAGGCGGTGGTACGCCAGGCGAGCCGGCGGAAGATCCGCGTGCGGATCAATCCAGAGCGGGTCGAGCTGATCGAGATCTGGATCCGCGGCCGTCACGAGACCCTCGGCTGCCATCGCACCTGGCGCCACCCGATCAAGGGAGTAGAGGACCGCATCCCGGTGTTCCGCCGGATGGCGGTGGTGGCGCGGCTGAAAGAAGACCCCCACGTGCTGGTGAAGCTGTTTAAGGACATCCCGCAGTCCGAGGTCGAGGCGCTGCTGCCGCACGCCGAGGTGACGATGACGCTGCTGGACCGCGCGAAGCTGGTCGGGGGCAGCGCCGGCGCGTTGGGCGCCATGGGGATGAAGCTGGCCAAGCTGGCGGTGCTGGCGGGCGCCCTGGGGCAGATCTTCTGGGTGGTGCTGGTGGGGGTGATCACCATCCTGCTGCGCACGTTCTTCGGCTACCGCAACGTCCGCAAGGACCGCGACTGGCGCCGCACCCGTACGCTCTACTTCCAGAACCTGGCCAACAACGGCGCCGCGGTGCACGCGATCCTTGCGACGGTGAAGCAAGAAGAGTTCAAGGAGGCGCTGCTGGCCTACACGTTCTGCCTGAAGCACCGCCCCACGCCGTGGACCAGCCAGACGCTGCGCGAGGCGATCGAGGCGTTCCTCGCCGAACGCTTCTCGGTGCAGGTAGACTTTGACATCAACGACGCGATCGAGACGCTCAACCGCCTCGGCCTGTGGGCCCACCGGGGCGAACTACGCACCCTGCTGCCAGAAGAAGCCGTCCGCCACGCCGATGCCCACGCAGAGAACG
- a CDS encoding fluoride efflux transporter FluC gives MTAEDWQRLLAVAAGGAVGAVLRYLAAVGMLRWTELGFPLATLLVNAVGCFALGVMLHGGAAAAARWPALAHPGVTVGVLGALTTFSTFGYETVRLAETGQGAAAGLNIVANVLLGVGAAWVGLLLGRWLWGTP, from the coding sequence ATGACAGCAGAAGATTGGCAACGGCTGCTAGCAGTGGCGGCGGGAGGCGCCGTGGGCGCCGTGCTGCGGTACCTGGCCGCTGTGGGGATGCTCAGGTGGACCGAACTCGGCTTTCCACTGGCCACCCTGCTGGTGAACGCGGTGGGCTGTTTTGCCCTGGGGGTGATGCTGCACGGCGGCGCGGCAGCCGCGGCCCGCTGGCCCGCGTTGGCGCACCCGGGCGTCACCGTCGGCGTGCTGGGCGCCCTGACCACCTTCAGCACGTTCGGCTACGAGACGGTGCGTTTGGCCGAAACGGGCCAAGGCGCCGCGGCGGGGCTGAACATCGTGGCGAACGTGCTGCTGGGGGTCGGCGCCGCGTGGGTTGGGCTGCTGCTGGGCCGCTGGCTGTGGGGAACCCCCTAG